A genomic segment from Nodularia sphaerocarpa UHCC 0038 encodes:
- a CDS encoding phosphomannose isomerase type II C-terminal cupin domain, whose amino-acid sequence MSENDHDSQSNINESSSHSGARYWGTVEVIEEGETYRISRVEIKPRHGIKPQIHYHRNEHWVVVSGVAKVTCGEKEKLLNRNESTFVPAATLHKVENPGQIPLVILEIQNGEYLGEDDIERPYELNVVKPATENKQV is encoded by the coding sequence ATGTCTGAGAATGATCATGATAGTCAGTCCAATATCAATGAATCCTCTTCCCATTCGGGTGCAAGATACTGGGGTACTGTAGAGGTGATAGAGGAGGGGGAAACCTATAGAATCAGTCGTGTGGAAATTAAGCCTAGACATGGGATTAAACCACAAATCCATTATCACCGAAATGAACATTGGGTTGTAGTCTCCGGTGTGGCTAAGGTAACTTGTGGAGAAAAGGAAAAGTTACTGAATAGAAATGAATCAACTTTTGTTCCCGCAGCGACTCTGCATAAGGTAGAGAACCCCGGACAGATTCCGTTGGTTATTTTGGAAATTCAAAATGGTGAGTATTTAGGTGAGGATGACATTGAAAGACCTTATGAACTAAATGTTGTTAAGCCTGCGACTGAAAATAAACAAGTTTAA
- a CDS encoding TIGR03279 family radical SAM protein, whose product MSTIRPAQITKVLPDSIAAEIGFDAGDAIVAINGTQPRDLIDYQFLCADEILELEVLDATGKTHHIEIEKDYDEDLGLEFATALFDGLIQCNNRCPFCFIDQQPPGKRSSLYLKDDDYRLSFLYGSYLTLTNLSEKEWQRIEQMRLSPLFVSVHATEPEIRIRLLKNQRAGQILEQIKWFQDRRLQIHAQVVVCPGINDGQHLEQTLKDLAFFHSGQIPAVASVAVVPVGLTRFRPEEDELIPVTREKAQEVISQVQTISQQFRQQFGSGFAWLADEWFLIAGEELPSEAEYEEYPQIDNGVGSIRLFIKQFASTAAELLPPKLDHPKKLTWVVGNAVEQAFQPILQRLNAVENLQVNMQALSSDYWGQNISVTGLITGHDLLLNLPGKDLGDGILLPRLMLKNGELVFLDDMTVAEVADKLNTEIFPVSGIEELINTCISEMVLV is encoded by the coding sequence ATGTCTACCATCCGTCCTGCTCAAATCACCAAAGTATTACCCGATTCCATCGCCGCAGAAATTGGCTTTGACGCGGGAGATGCCATAGTTGCTATCAATGGCACACAACCCCGTGATTTAATTGATTATCAATTTTTATGTGCTGATGAAATTCTCGAACTAGAAGTTTTAGACGCAACCGGGAAAACTCATCATATTGAAATAGAAAAAGATTACGACGAAGACCTAGGGCTAGAATTTGCCACAGCCCTATTTGATGGCTTAATTCAATGCAATAACCGTTGTCCATTTTGCTTTATAGACCAGCAGCCACCAGGTAAGCGTTCCAGCCTGTATTTAAAAGACGATGATTACCGTCTCAGCTTTTTATATGGTTCCTATTTAACTCTGACCAATTTGTCAGAAAAAGAATGGCAGCGTATTGAACAAATGCGCCTGTCTCCCTTGTTTGTTTCAGTTCATGCGACGGAACCCGAAATCAGAATTAGACTGCTGAAAAATCAGCGCGCAGGGCAAATTCTGGAACAAATTAAATGGTTCCAAGACCGAAGACTGCAAATTCACGCCCAAGTAGTCGTTTGTCCTGGTATAAACGATGGTCAACACTTAGAACAAACCCTCAAAGATTTAGCTTTTTTTCATAGTGGTCAAATACCTGCTGTAGCATCAGTAGCAGTCGTCCCAGTGGGTTTGACGAGGTTTCGCCCCGAAGAAGACGAACTGATCCCCGTAACCAGAGAAAAAGCTCAAGAAGTGATTTCCCAAGTGCAAACCATCTCACAGCAATTTCGCCAACAATTTGGTTCCGGCTTTGCTTGGTTAGCTGATGAGTGGTTTTTGATTGCAGGTGAAGAATTACCCAGCGAAGCAGAATATGAAGAATATCCGCAAATTGATAACGGTGTAGGTTCCATTCGTTTATTTATTAAGCAATTTGCATCTACAGCCGCCGAATTATTACCGCCAAAGCTTGACCATCCCAAAAAATTAACTTGGGTAGTTGGTAATGCCGTAGAACAAGCATTTCAACCCATTTTGCAACGTTTAAATGCTGTTGAGAATTTACAAGTTAATATGCAGGCTTTATCTAGCGATTACTGGGGACAAAATATTAGTGTCACCGGGTTAATTACAGGGCATGATTTACTTTTGAATCTCCCCGGAAAAGATTTAGGTGATGGAATTTTGCTGCCAAGATTGATGTTAAAAAATGGCGAATTGGTATTTTTAGATGATATGACTGTTGCCGAAGTAGCTGACAAACTCAATACAGAAATATTCCCAGTTTCTGGGATTGAAGAATTGATCAATACTTGTATTTCTGAAATGGTTCTGGTTTAG
- a CDS encoding ABC transporter permease encodes MGNQVVIIVGTFILLITGLLLGYVLSQLVLGFLVFNLLTVFGTFSLILIFGTLYYVLFWQLRREQSQIVPEPRPEPRREQAQTQITAQIPDENLKNQLIAKLGGDIAAAERLIEQAKLNNPGMAETWYCERVIDDLDRDQR; translated from the coding sequence ATGGGGAACCAAGTAGTTATTATTGTCGGTACATTTATTCTTTTAATCACCGGCTTGTTACTCGGCTATGTTCTCTCACAGTTAGTTTTAGGATTTCTAGTGTTTAACCTGCTAACTGTCTTCGGAACATTCAGCCTGATTTTGATTTTTGGTACACTTTATTACGTTTTATTTTGGCAGCTACGCAGAGAACAATCCCAAATAGTACCAGAACCCAGACCAGAACCCAGACGAGAACAAGCACAGACACAAATTACGGCACAAATACCTGATGAGAATCTCAAAAATCAACTAATTGCCAAGTTAGGAGGTGATATTGCCGCAGCCGAGCGATTAATTGAGCAAGCAAAGCTCAACAATCCCGGAATGGCAGAAACCTGGTATTGCGAGAGAGTAATTGATGACTTGGATCGCGATCAACGTTAA
- a CDS encoding EAL domain-containing response regulator, which translates to MTKILVIEDEESVRENLLDLLEAENFETLTAENGQIGISLAVSAMPDLILCDMMMPEIDGYGVLTAVREEPLTATIPFIFLTAKSAKADFRQGMDMGADDYLTKPFTRAELLRAIMNRLKRQATLKKYLSGSHQPATQTLSPKMQLLEMNLHRVIHQERFHEFEIYYQPIINIASGKIIAAESLLRWHSPELGFVSPSAFIPVAESTGLIIAIDQWVLENVCKQIKTWQDMGGIYLRIAVNISVIEFNHPDFIKKIIDFLQRNDLEPKYLELELTESMIMQNPNGAIATINELQKLGVRIAIDDFGTGYSSLIYLKNLPINTLKIDRYFIHNVDKDSQKSAISKALIEMAHNLNLQVIAEGVETESELSFLRENLCDSMQGLLFSRPLPAAELENFLWSTRHLSI; encoded by the coding sequence ATGACTAAAATTTTAGTGATTGAAGATGAAGAATCAGTGCGGGAAAATCTCTTAGATTTATTAGAGGCGGAAAATTTTGAGACTCTTACGGCTGAAAATGGTCAAATTGGCATAAGTTTGGCTGTATCTGCTATGCCTGACTTAATTTTGTGCGATATGATGATGCCAGAAATTGACGGTTACGGAGTGCTGACAGCAGTGCGTGAAGAACCTTTAACGGCAACAATTCCATTTATTTTTTTGACGGCTAAATCTGCTAAAGCTGATTTTCGCCAAGGTATGGATATGGGTGCTGATGATTATCTGACTAAGCCATTTACTCGCGCTGAACTTTTAAGAGCGATTATGAATCGCTTAAAAAGACAAGCTACTTTAAAAAAGTATTTATCTGGATCTCATCAACCGGCAACTCAAACACTTTCCCCGAAAATGCAGTTGCTAGAAATGAATTTACACCGAGTTATCCACCAAGAAAGATTTCACGAATTTGAAATTTATTATCAACCGATTATTAATATTGCTTCTGGAAAAATCATTGCTGCTGAAAGTTTATTGCGTTGGCATAGTCCAGAGTTGGGTTTTGTTTCTCCGTCGGCATTTATTCCCGTGGCTGAGTCTACTGGTTTAATTATTGCTATTGACCAATGGGTATTAGAAAATGTCTGTAAACAAATTAAAACCTGGCAAGACATGGGCGGGATATACTTGAGAATTGCTGTAAATATATCAGTGATTGAATTTAATCATCCAGACTTTATCAAAAAAATTATTGACTTTCTTCAGAGAAATGATTTAGAACCAAAATATTTAGAACTGGAACTCACTGAAAGTATGATTATGCAAAATCCCAATGGGGCGATCGCTACCATTAACGAATTACAAAAATTGGGGGTAAGAATTGCTATTGATGATTTTGGTACGGGCTATTCTTCTTTAATTTATCTAAAAAACTTACCAATTAATACATTAAAGATTGACCGTTATTTTATTCACAATGTGGACAAGGACTCTCAAAAATCTGCCATTAGTAAGGCATTAATCGAAATGGCGCACAATCTGAATTTGCAGGTAATTGCTGAAGGTGTAGAAACAGAATCTGAACTATCTTTTTTACGCGAAAATCTCTGTGATTCCATGCAAGGTTTGTTATTCAGTCGTCCATTACCAGCAGCCGAATTGGAGAATTTTTTGTGGAGTACTCGACATTTATCTATATAA
- a CDS encoding undecaprenyl-diphosphate phosphatase, whose translation MAISKRQWFMLLSAASAIFSVAAFPIKVLSTQPNPALEEVQQQMNILQAIFLGFVQGMTEFLPISSSAHLKVVPVALGWGDPGVAFTAIVQLGSIVAVLWYFWDDMTQIIKGATKAIAIKDYESLDFQLFLGIILGTIPILVLGLLIKRFIPDYDNSPLRSLTAIAIASIFMSLLLGIAEKLGKRQRDFEHLTMKDGLWMGLAQALALIPGVSRSGSTITGGLFMSLERETAARFSFLLGIPAITLAGLIELKGFLEVGVGNVAMLPMVVGTISSGIFSYIAIAGLIQFLKTQSTWVFIWYRLAFGIVILGAISAGLLK comes from the coding sequence ATGGCTATATCAAAACGTCAATGGTTCATGCTCTTAAGTGCTGCATCTGCCATTTTCTCAGTTGCAGCATTTCCTATAAAAGTTTTAAGTACCCAACCTAACCCGGCTTTAGAGGAGGTACAGCAACAAATGAATATCTTGCAAGCGATTTTTTTAGGCTTTGTGCAGGGAATGACGGAATTTCTGCCCATCAGCAGTTCAGCACATTTAAAAGTTGTGCCTGTCGCCCTGGGTTGGGGGGATCCGGGAGTAGCTTTTACCGCAATTGTTCAGCTTGGTAGTATTGTCGCGGTGCTGTGGTATTTCTGGGATGATATGACGCAAATTATTAAGGGAGCAACAAAAGCGATCGCCATCAAAGATTACGAAAGCCTTGACTTCCAGCTATTCCTGGGAATTATCTTGGGAACAATTCCAATCCTGGTGTTGGGACTGTTAATTAAAAGATTTATCCCAGACTACGATAATTCACCCTTGAGAAGTTTAACAGCGATCGCCATCGCCTCTATATTCATGTCACTGTTATTGGGAATAGCAGAAAAACTCGGTAAACGTCAACGTGACTTTGAGCATCTCACCATGAAAGATGGGCTATGGATGGGTTTAGCTCAAGCTTTAGCATTAATCCCTGGCGTATCTCGTTCAGGTTCCACCATCACCGGGGGACTATTTATGAGCTTAGAACGAGAAACAGCCGCAAGATTTTCATTTTTGCTGGGAATTCCCGCCATCACCCTCGCAGGATTAATCGAATTAAAAGGTTTTTTAGAAGTAGGCGTAGGTAATGTAGCTATGCTTCCTATGGTTGTCGGGACAATTTCATCTGGGATATTTTCGTATATAGCGATCGCAGGGTTGATACAATTCCTCAAAACCCAAAGCACCTGGGTCTTTATTTGGTATCGCCTAGCATTTGGTATCGTCATCTTAGGTGCAATCAGCGCCGGATTATTGAAATAA
- a CDS encoding AmpG family muropeptide MFS transporter — protein sequence MKPVRSLLKVFGSRKMAALTFIGFSSGLPLFLTSKTLQAWMTVEGVDLSAIGLFSLVGIPYSLKFIWSPLIDRFAIPILGRRRGWLITLQIGLLMAIALMAFQQPKQALQLLAINAVAIAFLSASQDIVVDAYRTDVLEELELGAGAAVFVLGYRIALLFTGSLALILADILPWSSVYLLMSLGMGIGIIATLFAPEPKETSPPESLAAAVILPFGEFFQRQGVVQAILMLLFIVLYKLGDSFVNNMSTPFLLQTGFTQTDIGAIQGGMGLIATIVGTLSGGVILSKIGLNRSLWLFGALQAVSNLAYYALANVGQNYQALVLTINIENFCGGLGTAAFVAFLMNMCNQRFSATQYALFSSFMAVSRDILVAPAGTLAKSTGWPLFFIISIVAAIPGLLLLPFFAPWNPKPVAISRPGLEEEDEDLWGTK from the coding sequence ATGAAACCAGTGAGATCGCTGCTGAAAGTTTTCGGTAGCCGCAAAATGGCGGCTTTGACATTCATCGGATTTTCCTCCGGTTTGCCCTTGTTTTTGACCAGTAAAACCCTGCAAGCTTGGATGACTGTAGAAGGGGTGGATTTAAGCGCCATTGGCTTATTTAGCCTTGTGGGTATACCTTACTCGTTGAAATTTATCTGGTCGCCTTTAATAGACAGGTTTGCGATACCCATTTTGGGTAGGCGAAGAGGCTGGTTAATAACACTGCAAATTGGGTTATTGATGGCGATCGCCCTCATGGCTTTTCAACAACCCAAACAAGCATTACAATTGTTAGCGATTAACGCAGTGGCGATCGCCTTTTTAAGTGCGAGTCAAGACATTGTGGTTGATGCCTACCGCACCGACGTTCTCGAAGAATTAGAATTGGGAGCCGGTGCAGCAGTTTTCGTCTTAGGTTATCGGATAGCACTTTTATTCACAGGATCATTGGCATTGATCCTCGCCGATATTTTACCTTGGTCATCAGTTTACCTCTTGATGTCCTTGGGCATGGGAATTGGGATTATTGCCACCTTATTTGCACCAGAACCCAAAGAAACCAGTCCACCAGAATCTTTAGCTGCTGCCGTCATTTTACCCTTTGGGGAATTTTTTCAGCGCCAGGGTGTAGTCCAAGCCATTTTAATGCTCCTGTTTATCGTCCTGTATAAACTGGGTGATTCCTTTGTCAACAATATGTCTACACCCTTTTTGTTGCAAACTGGATTCACCCAAACCGATATCGGGGCAATTCAGGGTGGTATGGGGCTAATTGCTACCATCGTTGGCACTCTATCAGGTGGCGTGATTTTGAGTAAAATTGGTCTAAATCGCTCACTTTGGCTCTTTGGTGCTTTGCAAGCAGTAAGTAATTTAGCTTATTATGCTCTAGCCAATGTAGGTCAAAACTATCAGGCTCTAGTATTAACAATTAACATCGAAAACTTTTGTGGTGGGTTGGGAACAGCAGCCTTTGTGGCCTTTTTAATGAATATGTGCAACCAGCGCTTTTCTGCCACACAATATGCTTTATTCTCCAGTTTTATGGCTGTCAGTCGTGATATTCTAGTTGCGCCAGCTGGCACTTTAGCCAAAAGCACAGGTTGGCCGTTATTTTTCATTATTAGTATAGTCGCTGCTATCCCAGGACTACTTCTGTTACCATTTTTTGCCCCCTGGAATCCTAAACCAGTGGCAATATCCAGACCAGGACTAGAGGAAGAAGACGAGGATTTATGGGGAACCAAGTAG
- a CDS encoding HEAT repeat domain-containing protein: MYDEEDLSLLDAEVELESPLDKIAALSAETEVAKPDPEVMLALLENHQPQQRMLAARAFCDIEDQRATPHLILLLTDTCPLVRVSAAYGIGRNPSPEAVEPLINQLHKDWNGYVRKGIVWALGNCRDRRSLAPLADALRTDISAVRLWSASALAQMADVGYEAVVGAIPALIEALVQDPVAAVRSNCAWTIGQLCRELPSNIVYATAIDALIQAFAEDQDLGVREDAKASLLGVGDPRGLQLIETLEQEGWF, from the coding sequence ATGTATGACGAAGAAGACCTAAGCTTACTTGATGCCGAGGTGGAGCTAGAAAGCCCCCTGGATAAAATAGCAGCCCTAAGTGCTGAAACTGAAGTGGCAAAGCCTGATCCAGAAGTGATGCTAGCACTTTTGGAAAATCATCAACCGCAGCAACGGATGCTAGCGGCTCGTGCTTTTTGTGATATTGAAGATCAACGAGCTACACCCCATTTAATTCTCCTGTTAACTGATACCTGTCCCTTGGTGCGAGTCAGTGCAGCCTATGGTATTGGACGCAATCCCAGTCCAGAAGCAGTAGAACCGTTAATTAATCAACTTCACAAAGATTGGAATGGCTATGTACGTAAAGGTATCGTTTGGGCATTAGGAAATTGTCGCGATCGCCGTTCTCTAGCCCCCCTAGCAGATGCCTTAAGAACAGATATTTCCGCCGTGCGTTTATGGTCAGCTAGTGCCTTAGCGCAGATGGCAGACGTGGGTTATGAAGCCGTTGTGGGAGCCATCCCAGCCCTAATTGAAGCCTTAGTTCAAGATCCCGTCGCCGCAGTGCGAAGTAACTGCGCTTGGACAATTGGGCAATTATGTCGGGAATTGCCATCTAATATAGTTTATGCTACAGCCATCGATGCCCTGATTCAAGCCTTTGCCGAAGACCAAGATTTAGGAGTCCGCGAAGACGCTAAAGCCTCACTATTAGGCGTAGGTGATCCTCGTGGTTTGCAGTTGATTGAAACCCTAGAACAAGAAGGATGGTTTTAA
- a CDS encoding PAS domain S-box protein has translation MDVVDGLLSVQNFTAEFPIVRPSGEVRWICAKTFPVNHEKGELYRFAGIAEDMTELKQAQAALTQVQQELEIPVAEGTSTLTQVNQQLVSEITERHESEERFRFLAESIPQQVWIANANGELEYVNQRVVDYFLCSAEQILGVVWQQWIHPDDVPDTLSSWEQSLKMGTPYEIEFRCLRGSDQTYRWHLIRALPMRDQQGKIVNWFGTNTDIDDRVSTEITLRQTQQQLQAILDNSPAVIYLIDPDGKNLLANRKYEQLLNLTQEQIIGKSVHELWPDQIADEFTVNNRQVIAGGVAITTEEVVPQEDGLHTYLSIKFPLKDANGVAYAVGGISTDITQRKLAEESLLRFGKAIESISDAIVIGDITGAAIYVNPAFIEQYEYTLEELQSAGGCGVIFEHQAVYQKIRATIGKHQSWRGEVTFRASSGRLVQVYLRTDAIKDATGKSLGTICIHTDITQRKRTEEGFRLRNRAIAASSNGIIIADASLPTRPIIYVNPAFERITGYSAAEVIGRNLCSFQGTDLNQSGLKELSAAMEAGKDCTVTLRNYRKDGSLLWNELNISPVYDVAGKLTHYIAIQTNITERKQAETALLVSQERLQYLLSSSPAVIYTTTTTGDFGCTFVSENITAMTGYEAWQIVGNSSFWMTRIHPEDLPYVFAELAQVVEKEKYTLEYRFLHQDGTYRWLYDKGQLMRDQAGNPLELVGYLADITEHKQLEQELNIALETEKELNELKSRFVSMTSHEFRTPLSTILSSSELLEHYRHQWTEEKQLTHLHRIQTAVKRMTEMLNDVLVIGKAEAGKLDYSPTYFDLVEYCRDLLSETQVNQGAMCVLFFTTQHQSMSCCMDDKLLGHILNNLLSNAIKYSPNDSTIEFTLACEDEQAIFKIQDQGIGIPEEDLPRLFESFHRAKNVGNILGTGLGLAIVKTCVDLHQGKISVTSTLGVGTVFTVILPLNNHINIEVTND, from the coding sequence ATAGATGTTGTAGATGGTTTATTATCAGTCCAGAATTTTACCGCAGAATTTCCCATTGTCCGGCCTAGCGGCGAGGTGCGTTGGATTTGTGCCAAAACTTTTCCTGTAAACCATGAAAAAGGAGAACTTTACCGTTTTGCGGGGATTGCTGAAGATATGACTGAACTCAAACAAGCACAAGCCGCTCTGACTCAGGTTCAGCAAGAGCTAGAAATACCTGTGGCGGAAGGAACCAGCACTTTAACTCAAGTCAATCAGCAGTTAGTATCGGAAATTACCGAACGCCATGAAAGCGAAGAACGCTTTCGCTTTTTGGCAGAATCCATCCCGCAACAAGTATGGATTGCTAATGCTAACGGTGAGCTTGAGTATGTAAATCAACGCGTTGTTGACTACTTCCTTTGCAGCGCTGAACAAATTCTCGGAGTGGTATGGCAGCAATGGATACATCCTGATGATGTGCCAGATACTCTCTCTAGTTGGGAGCAATCTTTGAAGATGGGTACACCTTATGAAATTGAATTTCGTTGCCTCCGAGGTAGTGATCAAACCTATCGCTGGCATTTAATCCGGGCTTTGCCTATGCGCGATCAACAAGGTAAAATTGTTAATTGGTTCGGTACAAATACTGATATTGATGATCGCGTATCCACAGAAATTACTCTGCGGCAAACACAACAACAGCTACAGGCAATTTTAGATAACTCTCCGGCGGTGATTTATCTCATCGATCCTGATGGTAAAAATCTCCTAGCTAACCGCAAGTATGAACAGCTATTAAACCTGACTCAAGAGCAAATCATCGGCAAAAGTGTGCATGAACTTTGGCCTGATCAGATTGCAGATGAGTTTACCGTCAATAACCGTCAAGTAATTGCAGGTGGTGTTGCCATCACGACCGAAGAAGTCGTTCCTCAAGAGGATGGTTTACACACCTATTTGTCTATCAAGTTTCCTTTAAAAGATGCTAATGGCGTTGCTTATGCTGTGGGTGGCATTTCTACTGACATTACACAACGCAAGTTAGCCGAAGAATCACTACTACGTTTTGGCAAAGCCATAGAAAGCATCAGTGATGCCATAGTTATTGGAGATATTACAGGTGCTGCTATTTACGTTAATCCGGCGTTTATCGAACAGTATGAGTACACCTTAGAGGAATTACAGTCGGCTGGGGGATGTGGAGTGATTTTTGAGCATCAAGCAGTGTATCAAAAAATCCGCGCTACTATTGGGAAGCATCAGTCTTGGCGTGGTGAAGTGACCTTTCGAGCCAGTAGTGGTCGCCTTGTGCAAGTTTACCTGCGTACTGATGCCATTAAAGATGCCACGGGTAAAAGTTTGGGTACAATCTGCATTCATACAGATATTACTCAACGCAAGCGGACAGAGGAAGGTTTCAGATTACGTAATCGGGCGATCGCTGCCAGTAGTAATGGCATTATTATAGCTGATGCTAGTCTTCCCACCAGGCCGATTATCTATGTTAATCCAGCCTTTGAGCGCATCACTGGCTACAGTGCGGCAGAGGTAATCGGCAGAAATCTTTGTTCATTCCAAGGTACTGATCTCAATCAATCTGGGTTAAAAGAACTCTCTGCTGCTATGGAAGCAGGAAAAGACTGCACTGTGACTTTACGCAATTACCGTAAAGATGGCAGTCTATTGTGGAACGAGTTAAATATTTCGCCAGTTTATGATGTTGCTGGCAAACTCACCCACTACATCGCCATCCAAACCAATATCACGGAGCGCAAGCAGGCAGAAACAGCCCTACTGGTGAGCCAAGAACGGCTACAATATCTACTCTCTTCCAGTCCGGCTGTGATTTATACCACTACAACTACTGGGGATTTCGGTTGTACCTTCGTCAGTGAAAATATTACTGCCATGACGGGATATGAAGCATGGCAAATTGTCGGAAATTCTAGCTTTTGGATGACTCGTATCCACCCAGAAGATTTGCCATATGTCTTTGCTGAACTGGCGCAGGTAGTGGAGAAAGAAAAATATACTCTAGAATATCGCTTTTTACATCAAGACGGCACTTATCGTTGGTTATATGACAAAGGCCAGCTGATGCGGGATCAAGCTGGTAATCCGTTAGAATTGGTCGGTTACTTGGCAGATATCACAGAACATAAGCAATTAGAACAAGAACTAAACATAGCATTAGAGACAGAAAAGGAACTTAACGAACTCAAATCTCGTTTTGTTTCCATGACTTCCCATGAATTCCGCACGCCCTTGAGTACTATCCTTTCTTCTTCGGAACTACTAGAACATTATCGCCACCAATGGACAGAAGAAAAACAACTGACTCACTTGCATCGCATTCAAACTGCTGTGAAGCGAATGACAGAAATGTTAAATGATGTGTTGGTGATTGGCAAGGCGGAAGCGGGAAAACTAGACTATAGTCCAACGTACTTCGATTTGGTGGAATACTGCCGTGATTTGTTGTCTGAAACACAAGTGAATCAAGGTGCTATGTGCGTCCTTTTTTTTACAACTCAACATCAATCTATGTCATGCTGCATGGATGATAAGTTGCTAGGACATATTCTGAATAATTTACTTTCCAATGCTATTAAATATTCCCCAAATGACAGCACTATTGAGTTTACTCTTGCTTGTGAGGATGAGCAAGCAATATTTAAAATTCAGGATCAAGGAATTGGCATTCCAGAAGAAGACTTACCACGCTTGTTTGAATCTTTTCATCGTGCTAAGAATGTCGGAAATATTCTAGGAACTGGATTGGGATTGGCGATTGTGAAAACTTGTGTAGATTTACACCAAGGTAAAATCTCTGTCACCAGCACTCTGGGAGTAGGCACGGTATTTACTGTTATATTGCCATTAAATAACCATATAAATATTGAGGTGACAAATGACTAA
- a CDS encoding GNAT family N-acetyltransferase: MQQTYQEVFPQEDFAHLRGTVEQYFSQDTPLWWVEYLGEGDFPQPPIACLWVGNAIDQVKGDRHAHIFLLYVVPEHRRRGVGTALMKYVENWAIQRGDRQIGLQVMTSNPAALNLYNHLGYHTQSLWMLKSLHNNK, translated from the coding sequence ATGCAGCAAACTTACCAGGAAGTATTTCCCCAGGAAGATTTTGCCCATCTCAGGGGAACCGTTGAGCAATATTTCTCCCAGGACACACCCTTGTGGTGGGTAGAGTATTTGGGTGAGGGAGATTTTCCCCAACCTCCCATTGCTTGCCTCTGGGTAGGAAATGCTATAGATCAAGTAAAAGGCGATCGCCATGCTCACATTTTCCTCCTCTACGTCGTCCCAGAACATCGGCGGCGGGGTGTGGGAACAGCTTTGATGAAATATGTCGAAAATTGGGCAATTCAAAGAGGCGATCGCCAAATCGGCTTGCAAGTTATGACATCTAACCCAGCCGCCTTAAATCTTTACAATCATCTAGGTTATCACACCCAATCCCTATGGATGCTAAAATCACTGCATAACAATAAATAA